Proteins encoded in a region of the Pristis pectinata isolate sPriPec2 chromosome 16, sPriPec2.1.pri, whole genome shotgun sequence genome:
- the LOC127578719 gene encoding serine incorporator 1-like: MGALLTVCSLGSLVSCLCSSAPCLLCSCCPTSRNSTVTRLIYAFILLLGALVACIMLAPGIAIQLKKIPGFCEDGFGTQLPNVHGFVNCDVLASYKSVYRICFGLAVFFFLFSLLLINVKTSRDPRAAVHNGFWFFKVAGIIAIIVGAFYIPEGPFTRALFAIGMFGAFCFILIQLVLLVDFAHSWNESWVGKMEDGHSKCWYAALVSITSLNYILSFIAIVLFYVFYTTPGGCAENKFFISFNMIFCIALSVISILPKIQEAQPRSGLLQSSVITLYTMYLTWSAMSNEPDGECNPNFMGLIKSLVMPTFVPVNRTESLHEDTSSPAGPPTAVQWWDAQNVVGLLLFILCLLYSSIRTSNNSQVNKLAFTTSETVMLDDSLCGSAVDEQGDGTRRVQDNEQDGVQYSYSFFHFMLFLASLYIMMTLTNWYSPDADYRTVTSKWPSVWVKITSSWICLLLYLWTMVAPLILTNRDFE, encoded by the exons ATGGGCGCCCTTTTAACCGTGTGCTCCCTCGGCAGCCTG GTGTCATGTCTGTGCAGCAGTGCACCTTGTTTGTTATGCAGCTGTTGCCCCACTTCCAGGAATTCGACAGTAACTAGATTGATCTATGCATTCATTTTGCTTCTGGGAGCCCTTGTGGCTTGTATTATGCTGGCTCCAGGAATAGCAATTCAACTAAAAAAG ATTCCAGGGTTTTGTGAAGATGGCTTTGGTACTCAACTTCCaaatgttcatgggtttgtgaaCTGTGATGTGCTAGCTAGTTACAAGTCAGTTTATCGTATCTGCTTTGGATTGGCTGTcttcttctttcttttctctctgcttttGATCAATGTGAAAACGAGCAGAGATCCCAGGGCTGCAGTACATAATGG ATTCTGGTTCTTCAAAGTAGCTGGCATCATAGCTATTATAGTAGGAGCCTTTTACATCCCCGAAGGACCTTTTACAAGAG cttTGTTTGCCATTGGTATGTTTGGTGCGTTCTGCTTCATACTGATCCAGTTGGTTTTGCTGGTAGATTTTGCTCATTCTTGGAATGAGTCATGGGTGGGAAAGATGGAGGATGGGCATTCCAAGTGCTGGTATGCAG ctttGGTCTCCATTACCAGTCTGAATTACATCTTGTCTTTCATTGCAATTGTGCTTTTCTATGTATTTTATACCACACCTGGAGGATGTGCTGAGAACAAATTCTTCATTAGCTTCAACATGATATTTTGCATTGCTTTATCTGTTATTTCTATTCTTCCAAAGATACAG GAAGCACAACCTCGGTCTGGTCTTCTTCAGTCTTCAGTCATTACTCTGTATACTATGTATCTCACGTGGTCTGCAATGTCAAATGAGCCTG atgGAGAATGCAACCCCAACTTTATGGGCCTTATTAAAAGTTTGGTCATGCCCACATTTGTTCCGGTCAATAGAACTGAATCTTTACATGAAGATACTTCATCTCCAGCTGGACCTCCAACAGCAGTGCAGTGGTGGGATGCACAGAATGTTGTTGGACTTCTCCTCTTCATCCTGTGTCTGTTATATTCAAG CATTCGTACTTCAAACAACAGTCAAGTGAATAAGCTTGCATTCACGACCAGCGAAACTGTGATGTTGGATGATTCATTGTGTGGCAGTGCTGTCGATGAACAGGGAGATGGCACTAGAAGAGTCCAGGATAATGAGCAGGATGGAGTCCAGTATAGCTATTCCTTCTTCCACTTCATGCTTTTCCTGGCTTCACTCTATATAATGATGACACTAACAAACTGGTACAG CCCTGATGCTGACTACAGGACAGTTACGAGCAAATGGCCTTCAGTGTGGGTGAAAATCACTTCAAGCTGGATCTGCCTACTTTTATATCTGTGGACTATGGTGGCACCTCTTATTCTTACCAACCGTGATTTTGAATAG